Proteins found in one Populus alba chromosome 14, ASM523922v2, whole genome shotgun sequence genomic segment:
- the LOC118034169 gene encoding probable inactive heme oxygenase 2, chloroplastic, whose translation MALLSSTASCKPPSMEPLVHSSSFISLLFPSQLKFPNLIKNKNHKIITCCSNSNSSLPTTATPSVGPPVMKKRKRYRKPYPGENKGITEEMRFVAMKLRNIKGKHAHKTVKSDDDDDDSCQDSENDSVSEKEEEGNGDGDSDIWIPSMEGFVKYLVDSKLVFDTLERIVDKSDDVSYAYFRKTGLERSEGLAKDLEWFSQRNIEIPEPSTPGTSYVKYLEELAEDNAPLFLSHFYNIYFSHIAGGQVISRKVSDKLLQGRELELYRWDGDAQELLKGVREKLNMLGEHWTRDEKNKCLKEAAKSFRYLGQIVRLIIL comes from the exons ATGGCCTTGCTATCCTCGACAGCGTCGTGTAAACCACCATCAATGGAGCCTCTTgtccattcttcttcttttatttcattacTGTTTCCATCTCAGTTAAAGTTCccaaacctaataaaaaacaagaaccaCAAGATAATAACGTGTTGCTCCAATTCAAATTCTTCTTTGCCAACAACAGCAACACCAAGTGTGGGCCCGCCcgtgatgaagaagagaaaaaggtaTAGGAAGCCATATCCAGGAGAGAACAAAGGGATTACTGAAGAGATGAGATTTGTTGCCATGAAGCTCCGTAATATCAAAGGCAAACACGCCCACAAGACTGTTaagagtgatgatgatgatgatgacagcTGCCAAGATTCAGAAAACGATAGCGTAtctgagaaagaagaagagggaaatGGTGATGGTGATAGTGATATTTGGATTCCCAGTATGGAAGGGTTTGTTAAGTATCTAGTTGACAGCAAGCTTGTTTTCGACACTCTTGAGCGGATTGTTGATAAATCTGATGATGTTTCTT ATGCCTATTTTAGAAAAACTGGGTTGGAAAGATCGGAGGGTCTTGCAAAGGACCTCGAGTGGTTTAGTCAACGGAATATCGAGATTCCTGAGCCTAGTACTCCAGGAACTTCTTATGTCAAGTATTTGGAGGAGCTTGCAGAGGATAATGCCCCACTGTTCCTTTCCCATTTCTACAACATATATTTCTCACATATTGCAGGCGGTCAGGTGATATCTAGAAAG GTTTCTGACAAGCTACTGCAAGGAAGAGAGCTGGAGCTCTACAGATGGGATGGAGATGCCCAGGAATTGTTGAAAGGTGTGCGTGAGAAGCTCAACATGCTTGGAGAG CACTGGACACGAGACGAGAAGAATAAATGCTTAAAGGAAGCGGCAAAGTCATTCAGATATTTGGGGCAGATAGTACGGCTGATCATCTTGTAA